The sequence TACAGTACTTGGCACATGGCAGGATCTCAATAGATATCTGGggattaattaagtaattaataatAGAAAAACCTGAGGCAAGGAAATCAGTTCTAAGACTACCATTAGCAGAACATCTACTTGTAACTCATCATATTGTCTTAACTGTTTGACAAAAGATGAAAGAAGTTGATAATAGTTTGtgtttaatcttttatttctaatcccttccaaaaatgaaattaaaacgtGCTGAAGAAGTCaacttttaatgatttttgtttcaCTGAAAATTAGGTTCCCTTCCCACTATTAAGTCCtggtataaatatacattatctAATATCCTCAAGAGAGAATAAAATGCTGACTATTTCTAATCACTTAATTTGTTTGGAGGAATCACCAAGAGTCCACAAAGTAAACTAATGTGATCAGCAAACTCAAATGCATTGTTCTGTAATTTATGTAGAATTCCCGATAAGTCTTTTGCACTTTGCCAATACATCTGCTGATTAAAGACATTAGGCCAGACGAATCCTCTATCTGCTTTTATAGTACAGGAACAGTTAGAGGAATGGAATTTATCCATTAACCAAACAAAATGTTTCTATAAATCACTGTACTAATTGTTGAGTTAGAGGCTGTGCctgcaaaagaaaagcaaacaagggATGTTGCCAAGAAGAGACATGTTCAGTTGATTTGACAACACCAATGTGTTTAATTGCAGCCTTTAGGCAAAATGGTTCTAGATGATGGACTCATTCCTCTGATCATTTAATTTTGACCTATTAAGATAGTCAATTCTATTCAGTTTTTCCTGTTCTTACAATATTTCTGTTCTTACAACACTGTATATGGTTTGGGGCCTTATTGGGTGGAAAGTGTGTGACTCCATctttccccacttccctctgATTTCATTGTTCTTACACATCCTTGGGCTTTTGCAGAGACTGAGAATAGCCAAAGTTTAATAGAATTTCTTAAtcttaaattaaaattctaataaaGGTTTTCCTATTGCTCAAGCTGATATACTAGAAGCagaaaatttttatatacatacgttaaaaaaagaataattgggatgatttggaaaataatactgaaattttaatgaaaatcagaTGACTTTCTGAAATATTGGCCCACCTTTTggagatacttttttttctcctcagattCCTGAATCTTTAGGGTTTCAGCAGTGACATCTcttctctctaaagaaaatagaatcaaatacaatctgaaataattttatcatgATTTTACAATAATgttgataaaaaattaaagtttaaaaggtAATACATAAAGTTGGAAGGTAAACACAAATACGTACTGTCTTGAAACTTTATGAACCAGACTCATAAATAACTGGAGACTGAATTAATTAGCTCTGGCTGCAGGGAACCTCTAATCTCTTTAGAAGAGGAGTAGCCCGAGTCCAGAGACAAGAAAAGGTCTCTAAACAGAACTTACTTGCAGTATCATAGATTACAATTTCTACATTCCTATTCAATGTGTTATAGGAATTTAGGCatttttctctggataaatgGGGTGGTCGCTGAGGCAGGGTCTTGGTATGCAATTCAGAAAGTTATGCCAAAGGAAGAAGTTGTATCTTTACActtattacctattttttttaagagtctagGAATCAGGATATTGAAAGGTGTAAAACTTTGTACTTACTGCTTTTCTCAAGGAAAAAAGGCTGGAAGTAACttttctctaaaaaatacaaaagagaagtGTCATTGGAAAAGCCACAGCATTAAaggtatttaatttttctataccTGTAAAAATTGCATAACAGTTTCCCATCTTAGGCCTTAAAGGTCAGGGAACTTGGTTCCTAATGTTGACTCTGCCTTCAACCTTCTCTAGGGCTTTCACTTCTGAACTCTATTATGTAAAAAACAATCCTTCATATCCTTTCAGCCAACATATAACATTTTCCCAGATTATTCTATACCGTTTAGACAAATATATGTCATAACCAAGGGATATTTTCAGATGGACTTTTAGATATAACAAAGATACCACCGATCATTTTGGGGTGGAAGGATTGCTGGGAAGATTTTAGAACTGTTTGTACAGGGTTTTAGACAtctgaatgaaagattcttatTTTAGAATTAGGTTCGGCAGTTTCCTCCTGGGAGGGGCTCTGGTGTCTGCCCCGTGGTTAGGGAGGAGGCAGAAATCGCTGACAGGAGGCAGCTACTCACCAAGCGCACTGCTCCTCGAGGGCCGCGCCACACGCAGACGCTGACTGCTACCTCTGGACAGCACCAACTGAGATTCCTTAGGGGGATACATTGACGCCCCGATCCAGAACTGCTTAGCCAAGTTGGCATCGCGATCCGAAGAGCCGGTGAACACCAGTAATCCCTGCGGGTGAGTTTCACACGACTCCCTTCGGCTGCTAAAACCGTTGCTGGGCCTCGTTTCCATGGCAACTCAGGATACTTCTCCAAGCTTCCTtgcccttctcccagccccccccccgccccctcccccgcctccgcCGGAAACCCGCTAAGTTGGCCACAGCCACGGCCGGAAGCCCTTAGTTTCCTCGATAGAAGCTGGGGTCTAGCGCGCGCGCTTGTGCGCCACCTGAATCCCACTTCTGCAGTTATCGCAGACTTCGGGATCAGTCCAAGCCTTGGAGTCGAGATAGGAGAGTCAAAATATCAACTTTGAGGCGTCTTGTCCTGTTGGAGTCAGTGGGGGAGCACTTCagctctcttttattctgagttaGCCTCCTACCCACCACCTccacgccccccccacccccgcgacCAGCTTCCTTTCCCCCCAACTATATCTAAATAAAGCTTCCCTTAGCTCCGCCGTCCCAATCCCCTTTCCACACCAGATTGCTGTAGCTCAGCACCCTCTATGGGGAAGTTCTGGGCCTGCAGTGGTTGGTGAATTCAATAAGGCAGCTAGCTAACAACCTAGCTTATGGAAGCTAGAGGTGTGAACTGGGCTGATAGGCACCGCTGTATTAATGTTTTATACACTTTCCCCCCTGCATCCTTTAAGACCAATCTTACGGAAAGATGGTCGATTTAGATTGTAACATCAGTCCCACTAAAAGCTGCTTAGACTGCAACAGTTGTAAGTACATCGGATGAGTGGACCCAGTCCCTTCAtgaaaaacactataaaaatttTGGTTAAtgaattcttataaaaatattagtaagtGTATGTGCATAGCTTTCCCAGGAGATCTGGTTAATCTAGGAACAATTTAACCATTTCAGCGATAGGAAAGTTGTAATTACTGTGGCAGGAATTGAAATGGACATCATAAAACCAATTTAGGAAAGGAAATGGACACATTGGTAATAACCACAATTTAGTTTCCTTATGGCCTTATGGTTTCCATAGTGACCTTATGGCACTTTATGCTTTCAAGATATTAATACAGTCTCACAGAAAGATAGctcaaaaattgataaatcacAAATCTATACAATGACAGTCAGCTAAGTAGAAAAATCCTATTCCCCAACATATCCGAAAATTTTTTGGTTCAGAGCCTGAAGcaatattgaaaaattatatataaagatatacatatattacatatgttgTCTATTTAGCAGCCAAAATGTGGATATCTCTCTTGGCTGACCTATTGAAAAATAGGCAATGGGTAATGTTAGCAAATTCCAATCCCCCAAATCCCCACCACCCCCAGAACATTGATATGCACAGGCAGCTCATTTAGATGAATTCCCAAATCTTTTTACCTGGCCGTGTGGTTAGTGATTGGTACTATTAGCAATCAGCTAACTACACTGCCTAGTAACTAgactcacagaaaaaaaaaaaggctttcgtCATAAACTGCGTCTCAGGTTGGTGCCCCATACGTTGTGACAGGCAAATCATTGTTTCAGTTGTAGCTCATTTTACTTGGTGGGTTGGTGAATACCCtactaaataatgaaaaataggcACAATGAATCACAACAAACAGCATTAAGCGTTACTTAGGGGGCTCCACCCAGCAGTTTAAATGTCTTAAAGCCATTCAACACCACGGATTTCGCTTTGCTTACATGGTATTGTACAATCTTACTTTTACTCCTAGAGGTTGATAACAGT is a genomic window of Physeter macrocephalus isolate SW-GA chromosome 16, ASM283717v5, whole genome shotgun sequence containing:
- the HOATZ gene encoding cilia- and flagella-associated protein HOATZ yields the protein METRPSNGFSSRRESCETHPQGLLVFTGSSDRDANLAKQFWIGASMYPPKESQLVLSRGSSQRLRVARPSRSSALEKSYFQPFFLEKSKRRDVTAETLKIQESEEKKKYLQKAKKRDEIIQLLRKQREERISKELVSLPYKPKAKVYKAKKVISESDKEDQEEVKALD